AGAAAGATATTAGACTGaggtgtttttatttttttttttgacactcGACCGCTATTCTCACTTCTTCGACTCACCATTGCAGGATGTTAGCTATTCGGCTTAGCTGTTGATTTCGATACAAATCGATAGTGGGCGTTGTGAGGTAATTTTACTTATTGCACTTGTCGCCGTTTATAGTAATCGTTTTGTCATTTCCTATAATAAATCTATGGAGTCATCGGCAGGAGAAATAGTATGTTCTTTTTGTGTTTCTTGATGGTTACGCtgcaaattttgaaaaagtatTACTATTGCGGACAGGTCCAAGGAATATCACGGGCCAAGGCCGTAGCCCcccaaattttttcagaatttacAGAATTCTAATTTCACCGAAAATACTTTCAACTAGGCTAATAaccatagcagtcgatgccttcattcaaagtaaaaaaaaaaaaatactttcaactttttcatattgaatttttattttattgtttattcaggacccttttacggtttatgagtttattatcgctttcaagatgattacatGAGCGGCGGCCCCCCTTGGTTTgcaattttgtgatttttgtattcgtcatcggtatactcTTATCCggtgttttcggttttttgtatcattttcgtcACAAATTTTAAaactgcagttatcaaagaactgaactgagttactCGCCTCGCAAAATTGTGTGTGttgtgttttacaatttaaggtgtttcattaaaatttcaatttatttgtgaagaagaAAAGTTCTGACATCTTCTAGAAATTTACGTATCACTCTACAGGAGGTCCGAAAGACTgtagttttttgaaaaatttcaatttattcaatggcttGTCTTCATTTTTCGTTGACATATATTGTGCCTAATAAAATGTAGTATTCAAGTGTATTCAATATGCtccgcatttcatgttttgtacggGGTCTGGATGTATCTATATTTTCCACGCATACACTTTCAAAGGGATCAGATAACTCAACTTTTCCTAATAcctactaataatatcaattaaagataagccaaatcaaaaaaaatcatcaaaatatttggaaacattcagtttgacaaaatgaaatggagacctcGTGAAAAAACAGAAACATAGTCTGAATTGAGGATTGTTCCGTTCTCTACTTGACAGAAATTCCTTTTAATGTGATTAAATATTTCcgcttatatttattgattatacaacaattttttcgtcaaattacATTTCGAATTCATCAGGTGAGTATGGTAACTAACTAATCTAACAATATCGGTCTCCCTACAtacaaattgaacaaaaaaaatgtgaacAAAGGAAGGTTTGTTTTGAGAATCACATAAATTCAGCGAAAAAGGTTGAGCAACAGCGATCTGTTCAAATTTGTCTGGTTAGAAGGTTCAGTTTATTGCATTCATTTTCTATATGGAGCACTTTAAAATTATTGTCAAAATCATGTCCGGTTTCTTGAAGTCAAAATGTAATTTGACGAAAAAGAGGTATAAATTACATTGTGTTAAcactataattttttctttttcagatttgggtttttcaaattgaattgaagacattgaagaaaaaaattatgcgaataaaaatttgaacaagtgtgcaaaagctcctgactttacGGGAGAGCTTTTCACCTTTTTCAATTCCTGAtgaatgataaatttttttattagatataattattatatataattttcgtTGCTGAAACTAAGGCATGTGATTCTCGAGCTGAAAAGATCAATGTGGTATAATAACCAATTCTTGCACCCAATTCTATACTATTTACTGTtataatttcgagaaaaaatcagGACGTTGGACAGTTGAattctttcattcaattcatgaatattctAAAGAACGCATATACCaatttgaagaattgaaattcttttcaaaattgCGAAACAAGAATTTGTGAATTCTTGATGACACTTATAAAGTAGAAGAACATAGGATAATTTTGTTCAATGGTGTATACTTAAGAATTTTTATGAGTGGTTTTCCTCAAATCGATTTTCTAATCCACGAATTATTATGGATCCTTGTTACTTGGACTTATTGATTCCAATTTTGGTGGCGGCTTACCTCAAACGAAGTTGAGCGTTTTAGCAATGTGGTTGCGGTTTATCTTTTGACAATATCTCGAGTAGTTCTCCGTAAATTATATGTGTCTGCCACACTCATTTTATAGCATTTCGTTCCGGAGAAAACTATTAAAATGACTTGATCAATTATGAATTTTAGTTTACAACTCATTTCTTTCATTAAGAGAAtattaaatgggaaatatttaCTTGATACCTACTATCGAAACCAATAAAAACCTTCCCAAAGCTCGTTTCTAGATCAGAGAATCAATAAATTTGATTTATCGATTATTGGATTACTTATCAGACAAGTTTTCGCTcctttgaaatttatatttatgcTGATACCAGATTACAATGAATTGATTTATAACAATCATTTGTTTTGTTATACAATAGCTTCTTCGAAATTACTATTACCTGGTACTATGTGAAGTTTatcaatataattatttcttattcatatttttttcaacaactgaaaattaattttgaatatatttcgaAAGGTGAATTTGAATGGTTTCATAATTTAAAGTAAATGTCCTTAAACTTCACACGATTTTGTGTTTTTCTTCTAATTATGATTGAGAAAAATCTTCACCCTGGATAAATCTATGACGATCTTTGAATGGTTTTCCTAGCACTAGTCtgatataaaaattgattattcCTCTTCTTGAATGATTTATCATTGGACTTAACTCACTATAAATTGCACATCAATTACTTAAGGAgcaactactattttattccaCCGATACCATATCCTATTatactatagggtgttttttttcgaggtatataacttcaagttgtcattactgttcaagatggcgaccgatttaacagctgtcaagtgatttattctcagtttgctttggcaattcatcatgagtagactcacgcctgaacatagcttgcaaatagtgaaattttatttcgaaaataatggttctctgcggaatagatacgtatcgcgcactacgtccattttaatttgtttagcgatgaagctcacttctggttgaatggctacgtcaacaaacaaaactgccgcatttggagtgaagcttatcctcaagtgtatgtcgaaacaccgttttcttcagaaaaactgactgtttggtgcgctttatgggctggtggaatcattggtccgtacttcttcaaaaacgatgatggccagaacgttacagtcaatggtgatcggtatagagccatgattactaactttttcattcctgaattgaacaaccatgatgtccaggagctgtggttccaacaagacggcgcaacatgtcacacagctcgtgccacaatcgatttattgaaagacacgtttggtgaccgcctatttttaagttttggacctgtggattggccttcaagatcttgtgattcaacaccgctagactactttctgtggggctatgtaaagtcattggtctatgcggataagccacaaacccttgaccatttggaagacaacattcgccgtgttattgccgatatacggccacaaatgttggaaaaagtcatcgaaaattggacgtccagattggactacatccgagccagccgtggcggtcatatgccagaaatcagaTTTAAAAAGTAATTGCAcaggattatcttgcggataaataaaattcatgtcaatcgaatagtccatcgttgttttattgcaatttaaagttctgtagctctaaaaaaaacaccctttacatgccGAAAATTATCTAAAAGAATGATGTTGTCACGAATCAACTCTGGTTGtgctttccttttttttcaatttatgtttcacTTTGTTATATTCATTTTAATTGTAGTTGTATATATTCACCTCATACTCATGTTTTGTAAATATCTTGATGATATTTACTTTCTCTTCTAAACCTAAAGGTAACAGATCGGTGTTCTTTGTTAGGTATACGGTTATTGGGACCTAATTTTTTGAATGGGAAGTTGTTGAAGAATGGTCCAAGCactgtttttcgaaaaaaaaggaaGAGAGAAGGAAGAATTTTCGTCTGACAATCTACTAGATTTAACACTATTCTTGGAATTCTTCCTCGTAACTAATTTTAAAGGTGGAGggtttcaatgaaaacaaaatactAGGATTCACTTTTATCTATAATTCTCTATCTTTAATACGACTGCatacattttaaataataatttatatattaATTGCTTCTTCTGAAGAACATGACGACGTATCTAAGTTGACATTCTTGTTTTTATCAGCAATTAAGTTAAGTAGAGGTAATGATTTGTCTAAATCCGATTTATCACAAATTTGCCCAGTCTTATAATCTATAGTACGTACATTGCTAGGTAAGCAAAAGGAATATTGCACAGGCATCGATACAGGGTGACACGGTGGCGTAGGATACAAAGCACTCGGCATCACAGGCATTGGCCTTATCACTCCACTTTTATAGACACTAGAAGAAGCGTTCATAGAAATCAGAGCGGCAGCATATTCGAAGAAAGCTGCTTGCTGAGCCATTATCAAGTTCTTTTCACTTTGCAGATCACTTGGTTGTGTCACTTCGGGTTGGGGTATCACCCAAGGGAGACTCGGTAGAGTTTGAGAAGTGGGGGGGTTGGTGAAATAGGGAGATGTTTGGGGCGGGATTGGTGGGGGCACATTCTTATTGTCATTTTGTATAATACTGTCTATGCTGAAGGACTTCAGCGTAGTTGACGTTGGAGTTATTGGAGGCACAGGCAGAGGCAAACCGGTGCTAACAGGACAGACCATCGACGATATATTAGGCAGAGGCGCCGAGGTCGGAGTCGATGGAGCATGCGCAGGCAGGCTGAAGGAACTATTGTTTAACTTGGAAAGGCTTTCGAGCTCTTCGTGTATATTTTTTGGCAGTTTGAACCTCTTTCTTCTCCTAAGGAAACTCCCGTTCTCGAACATGTCCAAAGCGGAGGGATGAAGAGCCCAGAAAGCACCTTTTCCAGGTCTGTCAGGTCTTCGTGGTATCTTGATGAAGCAGTCGTTGAAGGAGAGGTTGTGCCTCAGTGAGTTCTGCCAACGTTGGGTGTTTCTGCGGTAGTAGGGGAATCGGTCTGTGATGAACCTGTAGATTTCAGAAAGGGGCAGCATCTTCTCCGGTGAACTCCATATTGCCATTGCCGTGAGGGAAATGTAGGAGTACGGCGGCTTGTGATCTCCGTAACTTTCCCTTGGAGGCCGCggcatttctggaaaaaaagatCACATGTAGTCTTTTTCATCGATGAAAAACGAGTGATGAGATGATCAACCGAAAAGAAATCTCATATGGTGATATTGGTATAAGGTTTGAACACATTTTTATCAAGCAACGCATGATATTTTAGATACTTTTAGTTATTTCAGAATGTTTCATCTCTTAATGTTTTCTGTAATGACTATCCTCGGTGTCTGTGAGAAACCTAAGAAGCTTTTAGAGCTTGTATGATTTAGAACAGTTTGTGTTCTGTGAAAGCTTTGGTACTGTGTCCCATCCCCATTTTAAACACATCTctgatcatttttttattgatagcTTATGGTCTGGAGCTCGAACTAACGATTTTTGGCTTATTAGTAGTAGCGTAAAAttgataacaataattcattcaCTATAAGTATCAAATTGAAAGTGTCAAGAATGAAACGTTGAATAAGAGTTGCTAATGACTATTCAAAATCATCCTCTTGTAGATTGGTCTTAATTTAAGAAGACAAGTTGGTTCTGTATCTCAATTCTGAGCTATATTACCGTTGGTTGCTACCAACTTATTCCACACACCACAAAGGATTCTGATTAATTCGGTTAGGTCAACAGAAAAGATTTTCTTCAATCCAAGTTAGAAAAGACATCACACAGTAAGATGTTAGAGTTTGAGTTTAGTTTTCTACCAAGAAATAATGTTTTATCAAATATTAGGGAAATTAAAATTTACACTACATCGTCAAGTGAAGGATACCTCGAAATCTCAACGataatttgattgaattttgcGGGTATGATATGTATGAATCATAACAAAACGTAATCATTAGAGAATAATGTGTGCATTGAAAATGtttgaattatataaaaaaataccaGGGATTGCCCTTCCATATCTAGAGTTCGTTCTGTTGGTGAATTACCGAACTTAGTTACAAATTTGGATTGTTATAATTCATATAGTTTGTACTCCATTTTCACAACTGAATAATTCGTCAAATAGCCAAGATATTAATACAAAATCATCTAGATTTACCAGAACATTTCTGACTAGAAACTATTGATTAACCAATGCACCCCCCTGATAAAGAGAAGACTTTTTCTCACTTCCAAAACTAGAGTTTCAAAATTAAGGTAAAAATTTTGATTATACAgaataatataaagaaatatataaGAGAATTCTCGTTGAGTattgaaatgagaaattttTCCACAAGGCTCTACTTAATCTATAAACGAGAACTGATTCTATGTCCGTGAtcagaattaattttttcctcatttatatCATCCGTATATCatctcaatttcaatttataactGGTTAATGcgaaaatatatgaaataatataaattatgtaAAAGAAAGAGAACGATCTTGAAGTAAACTATATTTGTAATAAagtattcagaaaatatttaaCTCACGGATTCTAGCCATAGTCCGTCTCATCTTCTACTATATTGTCTTGCAAACATGAACGAAAGGATTGAATATCAAGTATAATAAAGAATAGTCATCGTGattgaaactgaagataacacaACACTACAATGAGTGGTGGCGGAATCTAAGAAATTCAAGTTATctgacaataaaaaaaaacaaatacaaaaattttgcaTTGTTACATCATTAAGCCTAATGAATCTATTGTTTATTGGATTAGATCGGTTGCAATAATATTCGATATTGAAGCGATATTAAATTGTTTTCCTAGAAGGAATTTCCCCATTTATAGTTAGAATTGGATTGAATGATTTAATTCTTCACTTCCTATACTCTTATTGggattgaaattaatttcatgattttacaaatattttgtttttagtAGAGCTGCTTAGGACCGGCCACCTAGATATCCAGATCCAATACCACCAGaagattattcaaaaaaagaGCAAGGCTAGATTGATAAATGCTAGGCTTtgtgttatacagggtgtaacatcaAGATATTTATCATTGGCCTTCTAATCATATCGCGATTACCTCTTAGATCTGCGCAAGCCTTTTCTATCCTCTGCCGTTCCTGATTCCGTGAAGTGATTTCGGCGGCATATACCTCATATTTCaaataaccccacagaaagtaatcgaGATGAGTCAGATCACGTGACCTTGGTGGCCATGACACAGGGCTCCATCCATTTATTTGAATAGTTGTCATTCAGATACTGAGTTACACaaaataatatcgaaataaGTACTCATTATTGGTATTTTGTGAGTCATGGTTCAATTTTAAAACTGAATTACATATTTGATTTTGACAGCTATGTTGAGGAGCATAGAATATCTTTCCTTTGCAGTTTTCCGCCGGAACATCACAGAAATGGTGCGATACATGGCCGAATACGTCCATTCCGGTTCGCGGTATCATATTACAATATGTGACACAATCCCCAGAATAACAAGAAGGACAATAAATAATATCTTGAATaagaaatatgaagaaattaaaGGACTTAATTCCAAAATTTCTTTTGATACTTCTCTTTCGATATTatgttatgaattgaaataaatggttATAAATTTTCTCAAACCACTAAACTCATTCTTGCTATGAAGCGAATATATTTTCCGAGATGGGTTACgtcatttttgaatttaatatctagtttaaaaaaattcacAGTTTCATCAAGCATACTTCTTATCGATATTTTAAATAGTCTGATACAACAATCATTAGAGGTGCTGAGAGTTTACAACGAAAGACAGTTGAAGAGAAAGCTatagaattcgaaaaattatcagatttcatcaaatattattataaaagtAATAGAAAGAGGACATGTTCCAAAAAAGTCACATAACACAtgaattctttcgtttgatacTCCTTTGCCAAAAGTGTGcgattcaaagtaaaaattgaattaattagaCTGTAAAAACAagttacttttctgaaaggcctgaaTGACCTGTATTGTATTCACCACTTGGCTATGGCCAGttactcatgttacaccctgtatactaatTGAGACCATAGTGAGAATATTATCACAATTATAgactcgtcaattttttccaGCGTTATATGATCCGAACACCTTGTGAAGCTTAATGATACATGTCAATCCGAAGATAAGGGTAGGTAGCATCCTCATTTGACAAGTGCCATCTTGGCTCTAATATCTTCGAAGAATGTAAATAATCTGTTTCGTCTGCTGCTTTAGCATCGACAAAAAACCTGGCTCGCATACCGAGAGCCTTAGGCAAGATCTCAGGGTAATAAAGCATTAATTTCAGCGagaatttcgtgaaatttgtcACACCTtggatttgaaatatcagaattTTACCTAAGGTAATCATATTTAACTGTTTTTCAGAAGGCGTGATGGATATCAAATTGTGGAGCTCGGTCGGTTTAATGGTACAAGGGCAGAAAGGTAGGTTTGTGAGATAAAGGTGTTTGTGGAATAATTCGAACAAATTATCGTGAGTTTTCTAATCTTGTGCCGACCTAATAGAAGACGAGGAACACCGCATATTAAACTATATGTAAGCAGGTGTTTACTCGCCTTAAACTGGGACTTTAATTATAAGGTAAGGTGTTTGGTTTGCCGCCGCTTCTTTGGATTGCactatatttattttgtttaaatgTAGCCTAGAGTCTTCCATCAACGAAAAGGCAGAGCTATTTTGTTCGGTACAAAAAAAAGGTTGAAACTTTCTTCTATCTCGGCATCGTACAAACTGGTTGTCAGGGACAACATATTTATCTGACGCTGAAAATGATGCTCTAAACAAATATTTATACATTTTTCGGCTTCGTGCAACAAAATCATTCTGGATACCAGCAATCTTGTCAATTATTCTCGTTagttttttcctcaaattatccttataattataaaatttgaatcagGATTAGTTAGTGTAATATCAGATCAGAATAAAATTGCAAAACAGtgctaatttttttcttttcaacatAAATAGATGATTGATTCAACacaatatacactgtgtccgtaaagtacggaacaaattaatttttagctaaaaagtgaattactttcgaataatgacttcaccgtcattttttttaaatggaacaccctcattttgtctaaattttccgattactctagctgagttgatcacaaaaatgtatcacatgttgattccaattggtacaggatggacaaaaatacaatagttttgtgtgtgctcataaagtaacgcgtaacattcttcattagttaaattaacaatattatcaaaaatacttattgtctagcggcaattggtttgaatgtaacaccctgtagtttgttacatttttagattaatgaaaatgtataaaaataagaaataatttctttcatattctgtctgctagaccacaagtaccaaacatgtttggaaacagctcatttttattaatctaaaatgtaacaaactacagggtgttacattcaaaccaattgccgctagacaataagtattttcgataatatggttaatttaactaataaagaatgttacacgTTAGGtacttcatgagcacacacaaaactattgtatttttgtctacCCTgaaccaattggaatcaaaatgtgatacatttttggaatcagctcagatagggtaatccgaaaattgagacaaaatggagggttccatttgaaaaaaatgacggtgacgtcattactcgtaagtaatatataaaattattattttagaatacggaaaattaaaattaaaaatcgacgttTTACAGGATTATTtattaaaatggtctgtttagctgaaaatgaatttgttccatactttacggacacagtgtacaACATACTATACAATAACGAATGAAGCACACAAAGAGTAAACTAAATTAAAATacattataaataaattataattgtcTTAACCACAAGAAAGCTTCATTAGATTTGACGGTAGAAGAATATTCTACTCCCTATTATCCTAGCAAAACATGTTCGCAATTTTATGATATGtgttcattattttaaaattttttccattgttttttatttattcgaaaTTTATGGATCATGTTCTTGAGTTAAAAAGTTTGGATCAAATAGCTTTTATAGTTTTAGAGAAAATCTCTGTTTGGTTAATGAGtgacttttttcatttaatttttcgaCTCTACATATAGCAAATAATAAACTGAATTCAAAGATTTATTCTATATAATATTAAACCAAAAAGAAATATACTCCAATATTgaataatgaacaaaaatattctttcaactATTAGGATCCCgttcaaaatatatatttttaaatatattaactGTATATCTTGATTAAGACCATAATCATTACATTGCCAAAGATGTGAATGTCAATCAATGTACTAAAACGAAGTCCTCAAATTCATGCACATAGTtattatttcagatttcaaaagatCCGcacgaaaattaaaaaaaaatattttcgatcgCACGTCCATTTTGAACTTTTTATCTAAGGTTGATCGACAAAGAGGCGGCATGCCTGAAGAATTGGGGAATGTGCGCAAAATTATAAGAGTTCACGGACCAAATTATTATTCCATTGTTTATCATGGATTTCGTGTTTTACAAAACTTAATCACAGCATATCTCTTCGAATCAGTAATAAAAGAGATTTATAGCGTAAATAAATGCCGATAAGTCCAAAAAAAACTGGTAATATACTCCTGAAATAAATAAGGAAATGGGCAATTATTTGGCTAGATGTTGAACTTTTAATGGCCGTAAATTTCCCTATATTTATTCAGAGGTAGGTTTTTTAATTGTTCAGAGAACAATTTCCGCCAAATGCATGTTTTGGTGGAAAGCCAACATGATCGCGGAGTGAACATTTTCGGAATATTGAAATCCag
Above is a window of Harmonia axyridis chromosome X, icHarAxyr1.1, whole genome shotgun sequence DNA encoding:
- the LOC123686134 gene encoding fork head domain-containing protein FD5-like encodes the protein MPRPPRESYGDHKPPYSYISLTAMAIWSSPEKMLPLSEIYRFITDRFPYYRRNTQRWQNSLRHNLSFNDCFIKIPRRPDRPGKGAFWALHPSALDMFENGSFLRRRKRFKLPKNIHEELESLSKLNNSSFSLPAHAPSTPTSAPLPNISSMVCPVSTGLPLPVPPITPTSTTLKSFSIDSIIQNDNKNVPPPIPPQTSPYFTNPPTSQTLPSLPWVIPQPEVTQPSDLQSEKNLIMAQQAAFFEYAAALISMNASSSVYKSGVIRPMPVMPSALYPTPPCHPVSMPVQYSFCLPSNVRTIDYKTGQICDKSDLDKSLPLLNLIADKNKNVNLDTSSCSSEEAINI